The proteins below come from a single Spiroplasma endosymbiont of Atherix ibis genomic window:
- a CDS encoding nicotinamide-nucleotide amidohydrolase family protein produces the protein MKKLFEYLKLNNLTISSCESFSGGYFANEITNLSGSSNYFKGGFVCYTDEFKSQILQIDIEIIKKYSAVSLETLNLMLSKKQEILKTDIVFGFTGFSTPIDDNPLSGLSYVGFKIKEKIYTYEFKVLEDISRKEYKKRACNFVINKLLEL, from the coding sequence ATGAAAAAATTATTTGAATATTTAAAATTAAATAATTTAACAATATCTAGCTGTGAATCATTTTCAGGTGGATATTTTGCAAATGAAATAACAAATTTATCAGGATCAAGTAATTACTTTAAAGGAGGATTTGTTTGTTATACTGATGAATTTAAATCACAAATTTTGCAAATTGATATAGAAATAATTAAAAAATATAGTGCGGTTTCTTTAGAAACTTTAAATTTAATGTTATCTAAAAAACAAGAAATATTAAAAACAGATATTGTCTTTGGTTTTACTGGTTTTTCAACTCCAATTGATGATAATCCTTTATCTGGATTAAGTTATGTTGGTTTTAAAATTAAAGAAAAAATATATACATATGAATTTAAAGTTTTAGAAGATATTTCAAGAAAAGAATATAAAAAAAGAGCTTGTAATTTTGTTATAAATAAGTTATTAGAACTATAA
- the rny gene encoding ribonuclease Y, with product MLVTNLEENIYIAVLTILILFLSITIGFIVYLVKSRRRKYILQKIKGEAKKIKMNIIAEAKAEADFIKLNAENEIKYIQEKILLEENDLKVKQLKIYEELNDLTKKEEFIIEDKINLNKKIKELEIERKKILLLLENISNLTEEEIKNEIFSLIEKKYLSDFSKKIKNYEENLIRNSQMKASKILIEAMQSIHIEITSEKNTTFFELENDSWKGKIIGKEGRNIKTFQSYGGVDIIIDDTPNRITISSFNPIRREIAYLTLQELLKSARIHPATIEEQLILQEEKLEKHCYEIGLNILEDLKIDDFPIEIITMLGKLKFRHSYGQNVLQHSIEVATIAKNIAKQINLDEKIALKSGLLHDIGKAVDFEKEGSHVTLGVNILKKYNMDNIIINVVESHHNDVEKNTYYAEIIAIADAISAARPGARNNDSEDYFIRMKNLEDICLKQNGVLKAYVLKSGREIRVMVNPNIIDDYSMKKLSFKIKEEIQKINKTPGDIYITIIREKREIIIL from the coding sequence ATGCTAGTTACAAATTTAGAAGAAAACATATATATTGCGGTTTTAACTATATTAATATTATTTTTAAGTATAACTATTGGCTTTATAGTTTATTTAGTTAAATCTCGCCGTCGCAAATATATTTTACAAAAAATAAAAGGCGAAGCTAAAAAAATTAAAATGAATATAATAGCAGAGGCAAAAGCTGAAGCAGACTTTATTAAATTAAATGCTGAAAATGAAATTAAATATATTCAAGAAAAAATTCTTTTAGAGGAAAATGATTTAAAAGTAAAGCAATTAAAAATTTATGAAGAATTAAATGATTTAACTAAAAAAGAAGAATTTATAATTGAAGATAAAATTAATCTTAATAAAAAAATAAAAGAACTTGAAATTGAAAGAAAAAAAATATTATTGTTATTAGAGAATATTTCAAATTTAACTGAAGAAGAAATTAAAAATGAAATATTTAGTTTAATAGAAAAAAAATATTTGAGTGATTTTTCAAAAAAAATCAAAAATTATGAAGAAAATTTAATTAGAAATTCTCAAATGAAAGCTTCTAAAATTTTAATAGAAGCAATGCAAAGTATTCATATTGAAATTACCTCAGAAAAAAACACAACTTTTTTTGAACTTGAAAATGATTCTTGAAAAGGAAAAATAATTGGTAAAGAAGGAAGAAATATTAAAACTTTTCAATCATATGGTGGAGTTGACATAATTATAGATGATACACCAAATAGAATAACTATTTCATCTTTTAATCCAATTAGAAGAGAAATTGCTTATTTAACCTTGCAAGAACTTTTAAAATCAGCAAGAATTCACCCTGCAACTATTGAAGAGCAATTAATTTTGCAAGAAGAAAAATTAGAAAAACATTGTTATGAGATTGGGTTAAATATATTAGAAGATCTAAAAATAGATGATTTTCCAATTGAAATAATTACAATGCTAGGAAAATTAAAATTCAGACATAGTTATGGTCAAAATGTTTTACAACATTCAATTGAGGTTGCTACTATTGCAAAAAATATTGCTAAACAAATTAATTTAGATGAAAAAATAGCTCTTAAATCAGGACTTTTACATGACATAGGGAAAGCTGTGGATTTTGAAAAAGAAGGAAGTCATGTTACATTAGGTGTAAATATACTTAAAAAGTATAATATGGATAATATAATTATTAATGTTGTTGAATCTCACCACAATGATGTAGAAAAAAATACCTATTATGCTGAAATAATTGCTATTGCTGATGCAATAAGTGCAGCAAGACCAGGAGCAAGAAATAATGATTCAGAAGATTATTTTATAAGAATGAAAAATTTAGAAGATATTTGTTTAAAACAAAATGGAGTATTAAAAGCCTATGTTTTAAAATCAGGAAGAGAAATAAGAGTAATGGTAAATCCAAACATTATTGATGATTACAGTATGAAAAAACTTTCTTTTAAAATAAAAGAAGAAATTCAAAAAATTAATAAAACTCCTGGAGATATTTATATTACAATTATTCGAGAAAAACGTGAAATTATTATATTATAA
- the ffh gene encoding signal recognition particle protein has translation MGFRDFLANKMKKSIEKNLKKSTLNSENVKEVLREIRLALLEADVNVDVVKRFIANVEKKSEGVFIEQGVRADQQMIKIVHKELVDILGKTNKPLEIDKKPSIIMMVGLQGAGKTTTVGKLSHLISKKNKKKTLMVALDIYRPGAIDQLVELAQKNNLDVFEQGKQDPIKTAKQAIDYGQKNGYEVIILDTAGRLQIDKELMKELNDIRKAVSPQEIILTVDGMTGQDIINVSQEFNNLLKLTGVIVTKLDGDARGGATLSITDITKLPIKFIGEGEGISALAEFHPKRIADRILGMGDVETLFEKAADVIDQRTMEKTMKRMFAGQFDLEDLKNQMEQVAKMGNLGGIMKMMPGLNGKINENLINQAQQKLWVANILMSSMTLKERREPRLLKAITRKQRILKGSGRSEKEFNELLNQFDKGKKQVLEMSKALKSGKMPNMGGLKF, from the coding sequence ATGGGATTTAGAGATTTTTTAGCAAATAAAATGAAAAAATCTATTGAAAAGAACTTAAAGAAAAGTACTTTAAATAGTGAAAATGTAAAAGAAGTATTAAGAGAAATTAGATTAGCTCTTTTAGAAGCTGACGTTAACGTAGATGTTGTTAAAAGATTTATAGCTAATGTAGAAAAAAAATCTGAAGGAGTTTTTATTGAACAAGGAGTTAGAGCAGATCAACAAATGATCAAAATAGTTCATAAAGAACTAGTTGATATTTTAGGAAAAACAAATAAACCTTTAGAAATTGATAAAAAACCTTCAATTATAATGATGGTTGGATTACAAGGAGCTGGTAAAACTACAACAGTAGGAAAACTTTCTCATTTAATTTCTAAAAAAAATAAAAAGAAAACTTTAATGGTTGCTTTAGATATTTATAGACCTGGAGCTATTGACCAATTAGTTGAATTAGCTCAAAAAAATAATTTGGATGTTTTCGAACAAGGAAAACAAGATCCAATTAAAACTGCTAAACAAGCAATTGATTATGGACAAAAAAATGGATATGAAGTAATAATTTTAGATACTGCTGGTCGTTTACAAATAGACAAAGAATTAATGAAAGAACTAAATGATATTAGAAAAGCTGTTTCTCCTCAAGAAATAATTCTTACAGTTGATGGTATGACAGGGCAAGACATAATAAATGTTTCACAAGAATTTAATAATTTATTAAAATTAACTGGAGTAATTGTTACAAAACTTGATGGTGATGCTCGAGGAGGAGCAACATTATCAATTACAGATATAACAAAATTACCAATTAAATTTATTGGTGAAGGTGAAGGCATTTCTGCTCTTGCTGAATTTCATCCAAAAAGAATTGCAGATAGAATTCTTGGAATGGGTGATGTTGAAACTTTATTTGAAAAAGCAGCAGATGTTATTGATCAAAGAACAATGGAAAAAACCATGAAAAGAATGTTTGCTGGTCAATTTGATTTAGAAGATTTAAAAAATCAAATGGAACAAGTTGCTAAAATGGGAAATCTTGGAGGAATAATGAAAATGATGCCAGGATTAAATGGAAAAATAAATGAAAATCTAATTAATCAAGCACAACAAAAACTTTGAGTTGCAAATATCTTAATGAGTTCTATGACTTTAAAAGAAAGAAGAGAACCTAGACTTTTAAAAGCTATAACTAGAAAACAAAGAATTTTAAAAGGTTCAGGTAGAAGTGAAAAAGAATTTAATGAATTACTAAATCAATTTGATAAAGGTAAAAAACAAGTTCTTGAAATGTCTAAAGCATTAAAATCTGGAAAAATGCCTAATATGGGTGGGTTAAAATTTTAA
- a CDS encoding SDR family oxidoreductase — MEKKLVVITGATSGIGKELAKLFIKNKYPVLLLARREEILKEFQSDNVIISKVDVTNFDEFKKAVRQAEAKFGLTDLIINNAGVMYLDKIYNLDLKMQNEMLDINVKGVLNGINIVINDMKNRNTGTIINVGSVAGRWTSEDRAIYNGSKFAVRAITEQTRKEMAKFNVRVLTIEPALVDTNLSKGTINSEVIKNYQDWKQNLDKGLKSSQVAEVIFYMYKMPQEISLKEIVISSTKQSI, encoded by the coding sequence ATGGAAAAAAAATTAGTTGTAATAACAGGAGCAACAAGTGGAATAGGAAAAGAATTAGCTAAATTATTTATTAAAAATAAATATCCAGTCTTACTTTTAGCTAGAAGAGAAGAAATACTTAAGGAATTTCAATCAGATAATGTAATTATTTCTAAAGTTGATGTTACAAATTTTGATGAATTTAAAAAAGCAGTTAGACAAGCAGAAGCAAAATTTGGTTTAACAGATTTAATAATAAATAATGCTGGAGTTATGTATTTAGATAAAATATATAATTTAGATTTAAAAATGCAAAATGAAATGTTGGATATAAATGTAAAAGGTGTACTTAATGGAATTAATATTGTTATAAATGATATGAAAAATAGAAATACAGGAACAATAATAAATGTTGGAAGTGTAGCAGGAAGATGAACAAGTGAAGATAGAGCAATTTATAATGGTAGTAAATTTGCAGTGAGAGCTATAACAGAACAAACTAGAAAAGAGATGGCAAAATTTAATGTAAGAGTTCTTACAATTGAACCTGCTTTAGTTGATACAAATCTTTCAAAAGGAACTATTAATTCTGAAGTAATTAAAAATTATCAAGATTGAAAACAAAATTTAGATAAGGGTCTTAAAAGTTCACAAGTTGCTGAAGTTATTTTTTATATGTATAAAATGCCTCAAGAAATATCTTTAAAGGAAATAGTAATTAGTAGTACAAAACAGTCAATATAA